In one window of Cupriavidus necator N-1 DNA:
- a CDS encoding PAS domain S-box protein — protein sequence MPFFDRLLSSLRAAMLPPDASGSAKAAGGDPAHAPSPAAGLGPIEALGPDDGAPVAAPRGLWWLRWRNLVATSWFMFIPLVAIVLFTVAMGVILWSLHETERQQQRDALYRDAAWAQQRVRLSLLSNQDQLASLARDIAAAQLEQGAYRTAAQEILRENPEIVFINWLDATKRGRWSLPSTSEFASRLRETQDQPLEPEVLDTFDAARETQRVVYSRPLVNDRGDSFMLMEVPIVRDNEFLGTLGALYSINGILTHLLPPELTERYRFSLIDKNNQTRASTSLRPVPGNALSYEVLLDPPGHSLSLRADAYPSASNLPNNMLLWLVVGLSCFLLWSLWSMWRHTSRRSEAQRALLAETSFRRAMENSMLIGLRALDLNGRITYVNPAFCRMTGWQENDLVGRLPPFPYWPPNDQQEMQKQIDLTLQGKSPAGGYEMRVMRRDGSSFYARMYVSPLVDSRGRHTGWMSSMTDITEPKRAREELAAAHDRFTTVLESLDAAVSVLATDKAELLFANRYYRQLFGWEAEGHLKLAGDDLDKDQVSSDNTDYVDAYAGLPASELMPYASDAREVFVPDMQKWFEVRRRYIQWVDGHLAQMQIATDITARKAAEEMARQHEERLQFTSRLTTMGEMASSLAHELNQPLAAINNYCMGAVARLHSGRSTPEDLIPVLEKTSAQAVRAGTIISRIRGFVKRSQPQRREAALHDIVADAVGLADLEATRRRVTILTRLPTPPLTVYVDPVLIEQVLVNLLKNAVEAMAGLPALHAGGVVRLHARVEPGEIGDNVHIDVIDQGPGVDEATKERLFEPFFSTKSDGMGMGLNICRSIIESHQGRLWVENNADGIGCTFKIMLPLQSALAEH from the coding sequence ATGCCGTTTTTCGACCGACTTCTCTCCAGCCTGCGTGCAGCCATGCTTCCTCCCGACGCGTCGGGATCAGCCAAGGCGGCCGGAGGCGATCCCGCGCACGCCCCTTCGCCGGCGGCCGGACTGGGGCCGATCGAGGCGCTGGGCCCCGACGACGGCGCCCCCGTGGCCGCACCGCGCGGGCTGTGGTGGCTGCGCTGGCGCAACCTGGTGGCCACCAGCTGGTTCATGTTCATCCCGCTGGTTGCCATCGTACTGTTCACGGTGGCCATGGGCGTGATCCTGTGGTCCCTGCACGAGACCGAGCGCCAGCAGCAACGCGACGCCCTGTACCGCGACGCCGCCTGGGCACAGCAGCGCGTGCGTCTGTCGCTGCTGAGCAACCAGGACCAGCTGGCCTCGCTGGCGCGCGACATCGCCGCCGCGCAGCTCGAGCAAGGCGCCTACCGCACCGCGGCGCAGGAAATCCTGCGCGAAAACCCCGAGATCGTCTTCATCAACTGGCTCGATGCCACCAAGCGCGGCCGCTGGTCGCTGCCATCGACCTCGGAATTCGCCAGCCGCCTGCGCGAGACCCAAGACCAGCCGCTCGAGCCCGAAGTGCTCGACACCTTCGACGCCGCGCGCGAGACCCAGCGCGTGGTCTATTCGCGCCCGCTGGTCAACGACCGCGGCGACAGCTTCATGCTGATGGAAGTGCCGATCGTGCGCGACAACGAGTTCCTCGGCACGCTCGGCGCGCTGTACTCGATCAACGGCATCCTGACGCACCTGCTGCCGCCCGAGCTGACCGAGCGCTACCGCTTCTCGCTGATCGACAAGAACAACCAGACCCGCGCCAGCACCTCATTGCGGCCAGTGCCGGGCAATGCGCTGTCGTACGAGGTGCTGCTGGATCCGCCGGGCCACTCGCTGTCGCTGCGCGCCGATGCCTACCCGTCGGCGTCGAACCTGCCCAACAACATGCTGCTGTGGCTGGTGGTGGGGCTGTCGTGCTTCCTGCTGTGGAGCCTGTGGAGCATGTGGCGCCACACCAGCCGCCGCTCCGAGGCGCAGCGCGCGCTGCTGGCCGAGACCTCGTTCCGGCGCGCGATGGAAAACTCGATGCTGATCGGCCTGCGCGCGCTCGACCTGAACGGCCGCATCACCTATGTCAACCCGGCCTTCTGCCGCATGACCGGCTGGCAGGAGAACGACCTGGTCGGGCGCCTGCCGCCCTTCCCCTACTGGCCGCCCAACGACCAGCAGGAGATGCAGAAGCAGATCGACCTGACCCTGCAGGGCAAGTCGCCCGCCGGCGGCTATGAGATGCGCGTGATGCGCCGCGACGGCAGCAGCTTCTATGCGCGCATGTACGTGTCGCCGCTGGTGGACAGCCGCGGCCGCCATACCGGCTGGATGAGCTCGATGACGGACATCACCGAGCCCAAGCGCGCGCGCGAGGAACTAGCCGCGGCGCATGACCGCTTCACCACGGTGCTGGAGAGCCTGGACGCCGCGGTGTCGGTGCTGGCCACCGACAAGGCGGAGCTGCTCTTTGCCAACCGCTATTACCGGCAGCTGTTCGGCTGGGAGGCCGAGGGCCACCTGAAGCTGGCCGGCGACGACCTCGACAAGGACCAGGTCTCCAGCGACAACACCGACTATGTCGACGCCTATGCCGGCCTGCCGGCGTCCGAGCTGATGCCGTACGCATCGGATGCGCGCGAAGTGTTCGTGCCGGACATGCAGAAATGGTTCGAAGTGCGCCGCCGCTATATCCAGTGGGTCGACGGCCACCTGGCGCAGATGCAGATCGCCACCGACATCACCGCGCGCAAGGCCGCCGAGGAAATGGCGCGCCAGCATGAAGAGCGCCTGCAGTTCACCAGCCGCCTGACCACCATGGGCGAGATGGCGTCGTCGCTGGCGCATGAGCTGAACCAGCCGCTGGCGGCCATCAACAACTACTGCATGGGCGCGGTGGCGCGGCTGCACTCGGGCCGCAGCACGCCCGAGGACCTGATCCCGGTGCTGGAGAAGACCTCGGCCCAGGCGGTGCGCGCCGGCACCATCATCAGCCGCATCCGCGGCTTCGTGAAGCGCAGCCAGCCGCAGCGGCGCGAGGCCGCGCTGCACGACATCGTCGCCGACGCGGTAGGCCTGGCCGATCTGGAGGCCACGCGCCGCCGCGTCACCATCCTGACCCGCCTGCCAACCCCGCCGCTGACGGTCTATGTCGACCCGGTGCTGATCGAGCAGGTGCTGGTGAACCTGCTCAAGAACGCCGTGGAAGCCATGGCCGGCCTGCCGGCTCTGCATGCCGGCGGCGTGGTGCGCCTGCACGCGCGGGTGGAGCCGGGCGAGATCGGCGACAACGTCCATATCGACGTGATCGACCAGGGGCCGGGCGTGGACGAAGCCACCAAGGAGCGCCTGTTCGAACCCTTCTTCAGCACCAAATCCGACGGCATGGGCATGGGGCTGAACATCTGCCGCTCGATCATCGAGTCGCACCAGGGCCGCCTGTGGGTGGAGAACAATGCCGACGGCATCGGATGTACATTTAAAATCATGCTGCCGCTGCAATCGGCGCTGGCCGAGCATTAA
- the lpdA gene encoding dihydrolipoyl dehydrogenase has translation MSVIEVKVPDIGDFDAVEVIEVLVKAGDTVEVEQSLIVLESDKASMDVPSSAAGKVVEVKVKVGDKVGQGAVICTIEAQQAAAAPAPAQAPAPAQAPAPAAAAPAPAPAAASHSGGADIQCEMLVLGAGPGGYSAAFRAADLGMNTVLVERYGTLGGVCLNVGCIPSKALLHNAAVIDEAKALAAHGILFGEAKIDLDGLRHYKNQVVGKLTGGLAGMAKARKVQVVRGVGNFLDPHHLEVELTEGEGKQTTGKKTVIRFEKAIIAAGSQAVKLPFIPEDPRIVDSTGALELPEVPNKMLVIGGGIIGLEMATVYSTLGADIDVVEMLDGLMNGADRDLVKVWEKKNKDRFGKVMLKTKTVGVEAKSDGIYVKFEGEAAPAEPQRYDLVLVSVGRSPNGKRISAEKAGVAVTDRGFINVDNQLRTNVPHIFAIGDIVGQPMLAHKAVHEAHVAAEAAHGEKAYFDAKQIPSVAFTDPEVAWAGLTEDECKANGIKYSKGVFPWAASGRAIANGRDEGFTKLIFDEETHRVIGGGIVGTHAGDLISEVCLAIEMGADAVDIGKTIHPHPTLGESIGMAAEIYEGTCTDVPPPRKR, from the coding sequence ATGAGTGTGATCGAAGTCAAGGTGCCGGATATCGGCGATTTCGACGCGGTGGAAGTGATCGAGGTGCTGGTCAAGGCCGGCGACACGGTCGAAGTGGAACAGTCCCTGATCGTGCTGGAATCCGACAAGGCCAGCATGGACGTGCCGTCGTCGGCCGCCGGCAAGGTGGTTGAGGTCAAGGTCAAGGTCGGCGACAAGGTCGGCCAGGGCGCGGTGATCTGCACCATCGAGGCCCAGCAGGCCGCGGCCGCCCCGGCGCCCGCGCAAGCCCCGGCACCGGCGCAGGCTCCCGCACCCGCGGCGGCTGCTCCGGCCCCGGCTCCTGCCGCCGCCAGCCACAGCGGCGGCGCCGATATCCAGTGCGAGATGCTGGTGCTGGGCGCCGGCCCCGGCGGCTATTCGGCCGCTTTCCGCGCCGCAGACCTGGGCATGAACACCGTGCTGGTGGAGCGCTACGGCACCCTGGGCGGCGTCTGCCTGAATGTGGGCTGCATCCCGTCCAAGGCGCTGCTGCACAACGCCGCCGTGATCGACGAAGCCAAGGCGCTGGCTGCGCACGGCATCCTGTTCGGCGAAGCCAAGATCGACCTGGACGGCCTGCGCCACTACAAGAACCAGGTGGTCGGCAAGCTGACCGGCGGCCTGGCCGGCATGGCCAAGGCGCGCAAGGTGCAGGTGGTGCGCGGCGTCGGCAATTTCCTCGACCCGCATCACCTGGAGGTGGAGCTGACTGAAGGCGAGGGCAAGCAGACCACCGGCAAGAAGACCGTGATCCGTTTCGAGAAGGCCATCATCGCCGCCGGCAGCCAGGCGGTGAAGCTGCCCTTCATCCCCGAAGACCCGCGCATCGTCGACTCGACCGGCGCGCTGGAGCTGCCCGAAGTGCCCAACAAGATGCTGGTCATTGGCGGCGGCATCATCGGCCTGGAAATGGCCACGGTGTACAGCACGCTGGGTGCCGACATCGACGTCGTGGAAATGCTCGACGGCCTGATGAACGGCGCTGACCGCGACCTGGTCAAGGTCTGGGAAAAGAAAAACAAGGACCGCTTCGGCAAGGTCATGCTGAAGACCAAGACCGTCGGCGTGGAAGCCAAATCGGACGGCATCTACGTCAAGTTCGAAGGCGAGGCCGCACCGGCCGAGCCGCAGCGCTACGACCTGGTGCTGGTGTCGGTAGGCCGCTCGCCCAACGGCAAGCGCATCAGCGCCGAGAAGGCAGGCGTTGCCGTGACCGACCGCGGCTTTATCAACGTCGACAATCAGTTGCGCACCAACGTGCCGCATATCTTTGCGATCGGCGATATCGTCGGCCAGCCGATGCTGGCGCACAAGGCCGTGCACGAAGCCCACGTGGCGGCGGAAGCCGCCCATGGCGAGAAGGCCTACTTCGATGCCAAGCAGATCCCGTCGGTGGCCTTCACCGATCCGGAAGTGGCCTGGGCCGGCCTGACCGAAGACGAATGCAAGGCGAATGGGATCAAGTACAGCAAGGGCGTGTTCCCCTGGGCGGCTTCGGGCCGCGCCATCGCCAACGGCCGCGACGAGGGCTTCACCAAGCTGATCTTCGACGAGGAAACCCATCGCGTGATCGGCGGCGGCATCGTCGGCACGCATGCCGGCGACCTGATCAGCGAGGTCTGCCTGGCGATCGAGATGGGCGCCGACGCGGTGGATATCGGCAAGACCATCCATCCGCACCCGACGCTGGGTGAGTCGATCGGCATGGCGGCGGAGATCTATGAAGGTACGTGTACTGACGTGCCGCCGCCGCGCAAGCGCTGA
- a CDS encoding Ntn hydrolase family protein, which translates to MTTCVVVRKGAEVAIAADALVTFGDTRLSRAYERNQKVFPVGDGFIALAGTTAHFPVMRTLLAGLGEECRLGSRDDVFRTFLKVHEKLKSDYFVNTKEDEDDPYESSQIVCLIANPAGIFGVYSYREVFSFDRFWGIGSGRNYALGAMHAVYDRPDLDAGEIARIGVDAGVEFDKSSAGPIEVHTVRLHEGDAAPAAVAGGTAGGNPSTGNTAPDSAATNNDGAP; encoded by the coding sequence ATGACTACCTGCGTGGTCGTCAGGAAGGGCGCCGAGGTGGCCATCGCGGCAGACGCGCTGGTCACCTTTGGCGACACGCGCCTGTCGCGTGCCTACGAGCGCAACCAGAAGGTGTTCCCGGTGGGCGACGGCTTTATCGCGCTGGCCGGGACCACCGCGCACTTCCCGGTCATGCGCACGCTGCTGGCGGGGCTGGGCGAGGAGTGCCGGCTGGGCTCGCGCGACGACGTGTTCCGCACCTTCCTGAAGGTGCATGAGAAGCTGAAGTCGGACTATTTCGTCAACACCAAGGAAGACGAGGACGATCCCTACGAGTCGTCGCAGATCGTATGCCTGATCGCCAATCCGGCGGGCATCTTCGGCGTCTATTCGTACCGCGAGGTGTTTTCGTTCGACCGCTTCTGGGGCATCGGCTCGGGCCGCAACTACGCGCTGGGCGCGATGCATGCGGTCTATGACCGGCCGGACCTGGATGCGGGCGAGATCGCGCGTATCGGCGTCGATGCGGGCGTGGAGTTCGACAAGAGTTCGGCGGGGCCGATCGAGGTGCACACCGTGCGGCTGCACGAGGGTGACGCCGCACCGGCGGCGGTGGCTGGCGGTACCGCGGGTGGCAATCCGTCGACCGGCAATACAGCACCCGACAGCGCGGCAACCAACAACGACGGCGCGCCCTGA
- the aceE gene encoding pyruvate dehydrogenase (acetyl-transferring), homodimeric type yields MSAVPEQILGASSANDADPQETHEWLDALQGVLAAEGPARAAFLIDKQIEYARVNGVTQPFHAETQYINTIPVEQQARIPGDQDIEHRIRSYTRWNAMAMVLRANKHTNVGGHISSFASAATLYDVGYNHFWRAPSEASGGDLVFVQGHSAPGVYSRAFLLGRLTQDQLDNFRQEVDGKGISSYPHPWLMPDFWQFPTVSMGLGPIMAIYQARFMKYLDSRGLAKAGDRKVWAFLGDGETDEPESLGAIGMAGREKLDNLVFVINCNLQRLDGPVRGNGKIIQELESEFRGAGWNVIKVVWGSKWDSLLARDTKGLLMKRMMECVDGEYQTMKAKDGAYVREHFFNTPELKAMVADWSDDDIWRLNRGGHDPHKIYAAYKAASEHKGQPTLILAKTIKGYGMGDAGQAMNVAHQQKKMPVDAIRKFRDQFNLPVADDQLEDVPYITFPEGSKELEYMRQARQNLGGYLPARRQKAEALPVPQLSAFEALLKATGEGREVSTTMAFVRILNTLLKDKQIGKHVVPIVPDESRTFGMEGLFRQVGIWNQEGQKYVPEDHDQLMFYKESQTGQVLQEGINEAGAMCDWIAAATSYSTHGVQMIPFYIYYSMFGIQRIGDLCWAAADMRSRGFLLGGTAGRTTLNGEGLQHEDGHSHVFHAAIPNCISYDPTFQYELAVVMQDGLRRMYAEQEDVYYYLTVMNENYEHPEMPAGVEQDIVKGMYQFRKGVENSNAPRVQLLGSGTIFREVIAAADLLKKDWGVESDLWGCPSFTELAREGHDVERFNLLHPTETPRESHVAKSLKSARGPVIASTDYVRAFAEQIRPFVPRRYVVLGTDGFGRSDTREKLRHFFEVDRYWVTLAALKALADEGAIGRDKVAEAIKKYNLDPNKPNPMSV; encoded by the coding sequence ATGTCCGCCGTACCAGAGCAGATTCTCGGCGCCTCGAGCGCCAACGACGCCGATCCCCAGGAGACCCATGAATGGCTCGACGCCCTGCAGGGCGTCCTGGCCGCCGAAGGTCCGGCGCGCGCCGCTTTCCTGATCGACAAGCAGATCGAATACGCACGCGTGAACGGCGTCACCCAGCCGTTCCACGCCGAGACGCAGTACATCAACACGATTCCGGTCGAGCAGCAGGCCCGCATCCCCGGCGACCAGGACATCGAGCACCGCATCCGCTCGTACACCCGCTGGAACGCCATGGCGATGGTGCTGCGCGCGAACAAGCACACCAACGTCGGCGGCCACATCTCGTCGTTCGCCTCGGCTGCCACGTTGTATGACGTCGGCTACAACCACTTCTGGCGCGCCCCGTCGGAAGCCAGCGGCGGCGACCTGGTCTTCGTGCAGGGCCACTCGGCTCCGGGCGTGTATTCGCGCGCCTTCCTGCTCGGCCGCCTGACCCAGGACCAGCTCGACAACTTCCGCCAGGAGGTGGACGGCAAGGGCATCTCGTCCTACCCGCACCCATGGCTGATGCCGGACTTCTGGCAGTTCCCGACGGTGTCGATGGGCCTGGGCCCGATCATGGCCATCTACCAGGCCCGCTTCATGAAGTACCTGGACAGCCGCGGCCTGGCCAAGGCCGGCGACCGCAAGGTCTGGGCCTTCCTGGGCGACGGCGAGACCGACGAGCCGGAATCGCTGGGCGCGATCGGCATGGCCGGCCGCGAGAAACTCGACAACCTGGTCTTCGTCATCAACTGCAACCTGCAGCGCCTGGACGGTCCGGTGCGCGGCAACGGCAAGATCATCCAGGAACTGGAATCCGAATTCCGCGGTGCCGGCTGGAACGTGATCAAGGTGGTGTGGGGCAGCAAGTGGGATTCCCTGCTGGCGCGCGACACCAAGGGCCTGCTGATGAAGCGCATGATGGAATGCGTCGACGGCGAGTATCAGACTATGAAGGCCAAGGACGGCGCCTACGTCCGCGAGCATTTCTTCAACACGCCTGAACTGAAGGCGATGGTGGCCGACTGGTCCGACGACGATATCTGGCGCCTGAACCGCGGCGGCCACGATCCGCACAAGATCTACGCCGCCTACAAGGCTGCCAGCGAGCACAAGGGCCAGCCCACGCTGATCCTGGCCAAGACCATCAAGGGCTATGGCATGGGCGACGCCGGCCAGGCCATGAACGTGGCCCACCAGCAGAAGAAGATGCCGGTGGACGCGATCCGCAAGTTCCGCGACCAGTTCAATCTCCCCGTTGCCGACGACCAGCTGGAAGATGTGCCGTACATCACCTTCCCGGAAGGTTCGAAGGAACTGGAATACATGCGCCAGGCGCGGCAGAACCTGGGCGGCTACCTGCCGGCCCGCCGCCAGAAGGCCGAAGCCCTACCGGTCCCGCAACTGTCCGCGTTCGAGGCGCTGCTGAAGGCCACCGGCGAGGGCCGAGAAGTGTCCACCACCATGGCCTTCGTGCGTATCCTGAACACCCTGCTGAAAGACAAGCAGATCGGCAAGCACGTGGTGCCCATCGTCCCGGACGAGTCGCGCACCTTCGGCATGGAAGGCCTGTTCCGCCAGGTCGGCATCTGGAACCAGGAAGGCCAGAAGTACGTGCCGGAAGACCATGACCAGCTGATGTTCTACAAGGAATCGCAGACTGGCCAGGTGCTGCAGGAAGGCATCAACGAAGCCGGCGCCATGTGCGACTGGATCGCCGCCGCCACGTCGTACTCGACGCACGGCGTGCAGATGATCCCCTTCTATATCTACTACTCGATGTTCGGCATCCAGCGGATCGGCGACCTGTGCTGGGCCGCTGCCGACATGCGCTCGCGCGGTTTCCTGCTGGGCGGCACCGCCGGCCGCACCACGCTGAACGGCGAAGGCCTGCAGCATGAAGACGGCCACTCGCACGTGTTCCACGCCGCCATCCCGAACTGCATCTCGTACGACCCGACCTTCCAGTACGAACTGGCGGTGGTCATGCAGGACGGCCTGCGCCGCATGTACGCCGAGCAGGAAGACGTCTACTACTACCTGACGGTGATGAACGAGAACTACGAGCATCCGGAAATGCCGGCTGGCGTAGAGCAGGACATCGTCAAGGGCATGTACCAGTTCCGCAAGGGCGTCGAGAACAGCAACGCGCCGCGCGTGCAGCTGCTGGGCTCGGGCACGATCTTCCGCGAAGTGATCGCCGCTGCTGACCTCCTCAAGAAGGACTGGGGCGTGGAGTCGGACCTGTGGGGCTGCCCGAGCTTCACCGAACTGGCCCGCGAAGGCCACGACGTCGAGCGCTTCAACCTGCTGCACCCGACCGAGACCCCGCGCGAATCGCACGTGGCCAAGAGCCTGAAGTCGGCCCGCGGCCCGGTGATCGCCTCCACCGACTACGTACGCGCCTTTGCCGAGCAGATCCGTCCGTTCGTGCCGCGCCGCTATGTGGTGCTGGGCACCGACGGCTTCGGCCGCTCGGATACGCGCGAGAAGCTGCGCCACTTCTTTGAAGTGGACCGCTACTGGGTCACGCTGGCCGCGCTCAAGGCGCTGGCCGACGAGGGTGCGATCGGCCGCGACAAGGTCGCCGAGGCCATCAAGAAGTACAACCTCGATCCGAACAAGCCCAACCCGATGTCGGTCTGA
- the aceF gene encoding dihydrolipoyllysine-residue acetyltransferase has protein sequence MSQAIEIKVPDIGDYDAVPVIEVHVKPGDSIDAEDALVTLESDKATMDVPSPQGGVVKEVRIKVGDNVAEGSVLVMLEPAGQAAAAPAPAAAPAPAAAAPAPAAAAAPAAPAPAPAAAPAGGGGIIEVKVPDIGDYDAVPVIEVHVKAGDTINAEDAVVTLESDKATMDVPSPQGGVVKEVKVKVGDNVAEGTLLLILEGAAAAAAPAAAAAAPAPAPAASAPAPAPAPAAAAPAPAAAPAAAPAAAGAIGKAAHASPSVRKFARELGVDVSRVPGTGPKGRITQEDVQGYVKGVMSGQAAAPAQAAAAGAGGGELGLLPWPKVDFTRFGEVESKALSRIKKISGANLHRNWVMIPHVTNHDEADITELEAFRVQLNKENEKAGIKVTMLAFMIKATVAALKKFPNFNASLDGDNLVLKKYFNVGFAADTPNGLVVPVIKDADKKGVLEISQEMNELAKLARDGKLKPDQMQGGCFSISSLGGIGGTYFTPIINAPEVAIMGVCKSYQKPVWDGKQFVPRLTLPLSLSWDHRVIDGAEAARFNTYFGQLLADFRRILL, from the coding sequence ATGAGTCAAGCGATTGAAATCAAGGTGCCGGATATCGGCGACTATGACGCCGTTCCCGTCATTGAAGTGCATGTGAAACCCGGCGACAGCATCGACGCGGAAGACGCGCTGGTGACGCTGGAGTCGGACAAGGCCACCATGGACGTGCCCTCGCCGCAGGGCGGCGTGGTCAAGGAAGTCAGGATCAAGGTTGGCGACAACGTCGCCGAAGGCTCGGTGCTGGTGATGCTGGAGCCGGCCGGCCAGGCCGCTGCTGCGCCCGCGCCTGCAGCCGCACCGGCGCCTGCCGCCGCTGCACCGGCCCCGGCAGCCGCCGCAGCCCCCGCAGCCCCCGCGCCGGCTCCGGCCGCAGCGCCGGCTGGCGGTGGCGGCATCATCGAGGTGAAGGTGCCTGATATCGGCGACTACGACGCCGTGCCGGTCATCGAAGTTCACGTCAAGGCGGGCGACACCATCAATGCCGAAGACGCCGTGGTGACGCTGGAGTCCGACAAGGCCACCATGGACGTGCCGTCGCCGCAAGGCGGCGTGGTCAAGGAAGTCAAGGTCAAGGTCGGTGACAACGTCGCCGAAGGCACGCTGCTGCTGATCCTGGAAGGCGCCGCCGCAGCCGCCGCCCCGGCCGCTGCCGCCGCGGCACCGGCTCCGGCTCCGGCTGCCAGCGCGCCCGCACCGGCGCCGGCCCCCGCAGCCGCCGCCCCGGCTCCGGCCGCAGCGCCTGCTGCCGCGCCGGCCGCCGCTGGCGCAATCGGCAAGGCCGCCCACGCCAGCCCCTCGGTGCGCAAGTTCGCACGCGAGCTGGGCGTGGACGTGTCGCGCGTGCCGGGTACCGGCCCCAAGGGCCGTATCACCCAGGAAGACGTGCAGGGCTACGTCAAGGGCGTGATGAGCGGCCAGGCCGCCGCGCCCGCGCAGGCCGCCGCGGCTGGTGCCGGTGGTGGCGAGCTCGGCCTGCTGCCGTGGCCGAAGGTCGATTTCACCCGCTTCGGCGAGGTCGAAAGCAAGGCCCTGTCGCGCATCAAGAAGATCTCGGGCGCCAACCTGCACCGCAACTGGGTCATGATCCCGCACGTCACCAACCATGACGAAGCGGACATCACCGAACTGGAAGCCTTCCGCGTCCAGCTGAACAAGGAAAACGAAAAGGCCGGCATCAAGGTGACGATGCTCGCCTTCATGATCAAGGCCACGGTGGCGGCGCTGAAGAAGTTCCCGAACTTCAATGCCTCGCTGGACGGTGACAACCTCGTGCTGAAGAAGTACTTCAACGTCGGTTTCGCCGCGGACACCCCGAACGGCCTGGTCGTGCCGGTGATCAAGGACGCCGACAAGAAGGGCGTGCTGGAGATCAGCCAGGAAATGAACGAACTGGCCAAGCTGGCACGCGACGGCAAGCTCAAGCCGGACCAGATGCAGGGCGGCTGCTTCTCGATCTCGTCGCTGGGCGGCATTGGCGGCACGTACTTCACGCCGATCATCAATGCGCCGGAAGTGGCCATCATGGGCGTGTGCAAGTCGTACCAGAAGCCCGTGTGGGACGGCAAGCAGTTCGTGCCGCGCCTGACGCTGCCACTGTCGCTGTCGTGGGACCACCGCGTCATCGACGGTGCCGAGGCCGCGCGCTTCAACACGTACTTCGGGCAACTGCTGGCGGATTTCCGCCGGATCCTGCTGTAA